From a region of the Arachis ipaensis cultivar K30076 chromosome B09, Araip1.1, whole genome shotgun sequence genome:
- the LOC107618712 gene encoding uncharacterized protein LOC107618712 yields the protein MTAYDMDPDVVRWGLHNLLDVCTLSNNGSPSIITRYDLDLSSSVEYVREGFCQPSYVENDDEAVARAYQEELSQLQSLEASGMLKFGNDQARAAILAQDWHSYSDGSRNFGGNETCQNSNSEPYNIPEAENYDPSERENVMHDIDVYGSSSGSGEIPVISDDMWHTLEIMDESSLD from the exons ATGACAGCATATGACATGGATCCTGATGTTGTTCGCTGGGGCCTTCATAATCTCTTAGATGTTTGCACACTTTCCAATAATGGTTCTCCTAGTATCATAACTAGATATGATCTGGATTTAAGTAGCAGCGTAGAATATGTTAGAGAAGGCTTCTGTCAGCCTTCCTACGtggagaatgatgatgaagcTGTTGCTCGTGCTTACCAGGAAGAATTATCACAACTTCAATCCTTGGAAGCTTCTGGGATGTTGAAATTCGGGAACGATCAAGCGCGGGCAGCCATACTTGCACAGGATTGGCATTCTTACTCAGATGGAAGCAGAAATTTTGGTG GCAATGAAACTTGCCAGAACTCTAACAGTGAGCCATACAACATTCCAGAAGCAGAGAATTATGATCCAAGTGAAAGGGAAAACGTTATGCATGACATTGATGTTTATGGTTCCTCTTCTGGGTCAGGAGAGATTCCAGTTATTAGTGATGATATGTGGCATACGTTGGAAATAATGGATGAGTCTTCTCTTGACTAG